One genomic segment of Tiliqua scincoides isolate rTilSci1 chromosome 6, rTilSci1.hap2, whole genome shotgun sequence includes these proteins:
- the NPFFR2 gene encoding neuropeptide FF receptor 2, with protein MDKNADPGSSVSAPPLRNCSGYPSTCDPESNVSYVDFYLHQPLVAAVFIVSYLLIFLLCMIGNGVVCFIVLRSKHMRTVTNLFILNLAVSDLLVGIFCMPTTLLDNIISGWPFGNTVCKMNGMVQGISVSASVFTLVAIAVDRFRSIVYPFKQKLTIWAAVIIIAVIWVLAVAIMCPSAVMLKVEEEKHFRVILGYGNKTSPIYWCREDWPNQDMRKIYTTVLFANIYLAPLSLIVIMYARIGITLFNTSVPVTGKQGQERHSVYKKKLKVVKMLIIVVLLFILSWLPLWTLAMLSDYADLKEEQLQVINIYVYPFAHWLAFFNSSINPIIYGFFNENFRRGFQAAFRLQLCSEDGMPRETYSHRGPSNAILPAAVPQDLPQDLTSTITGRPAEKGKWMDKTQVLMMENLENTSNNNGTKQDLL; from the exons ATGGATAAAAATGCGGACCCCGGTTCCTCAGTCAGTGCGCCCCCCTTGAGAAACTGCAGTGGATATCCAAGCACGTGTGACCCGGAGAGCAATGTTTCCTACGTGGACTTTTACCTCCACCAGCCGCTTGTGGCTGCGGTCTTCATTGTCTCCTACCTGCTCATCTTCCTCCTGTGCATGATTGGCAATGGAGTGGTCTGCTTCATCGTCCTGAGGAGCAAACACATGCGCACCGTCACCAACCTCTTCATTCTGAACCTGGCGGTTAGCGACCTGCTGGTGGGGATATTTTGCATGCCCACCACCTTGTTGGATAACATCATATCAG GATGGCCCTTTGGAAACACAGTCTGCAAGATGAATGGGATGGTCCAGGGAATCTCTGTCTCGGCTTCCGTCTTCACTTTGGTGGCCATTGCCGTTGACAG GTTCCGTTCGATTGTTTATCCATTTAAGCAGAAGCTGACCATATGGGCCGCGGTTATCATCATAGCCGTCATCTGGGTCCTGGCCGTTGCCATCATGTGCCCCTCTGCCGTGATGTTGAAAGTGGAAGAGGAGAAACATTTCAGGGTGATTCTCGGCTATGGCAACAAAACCAGCCCCATCTACTGGTGCCGGGAGGATTGGCCCAACCAGGACATGAGAAAGATCTATACGACGGTGCTCTTTGCCAACATCTACTTGGCACCTCTTTCCCTTATCGTCATCATGTACGCCCGGATCGGGATCACGCTTTTCAACACGTCTGTGCCTGTGACTGGGAAGCAGGGCCAGGAGCGCCACTCCGTTTACAAGAAGAAGTTGAAAGTCGTCAAGATGCTCATCATCGTGGTGTTGCTCTTCATCCTCTCGTGGCTGCCGCTGTGGACCTTGGCAATGCTCTCCGACTACGCCGACCTGAAAGAGGAGCAACTGCAAGTCATCAATATCTACGTCTACCCTTTTGCCCATTGGCTGGCCTTCTTCAACAGCAGCATCAACCCCATCATTTATGGCTTCTTCAACGAGAACTTCCGACGAGGTTTCCAGGCAGCCTTTAGACTGCAGCTCTGTTCCGAGGACGGGATGCCTAGGGAGACCTATTCTCACCGGGGACCAAGCAATGCCATTTTACCAGCAGCTGTCCCGCAGGACTTGCCCCAGGACCTTACATCCACAATTACAGGGAGGCCAGCTGAAAAAGGGAAGTGGATGGATAAAACACAAGTTTTGATGATGGAAAACCTTGAAAATACTTCCAATAACAATGGCACGAAACAAGACTTGCTATGA